One part of the Nocardioides zeae genome encodes these proteins:
- the nirD gene encoding nitrite reductase small subunit NirD, which yields MTPTTTTGWTPVCTVDQLPRERGVAALVDGRAVALFRTYDDAWFALDNRCPFANASVLARGIVGTRGDVPFVASPMLKQPFGLRDGVCLDDPTVRVTTYAVRVTDGVVHVGPANQEVP from the coding sequence ATGACCCCCACCACCACGACCGGGTGGACCCCCGTCTGCACCGTCGACCAGCTCCCCCGCGAGCGCGGGGTCGCCGCGCTGGTCGACGGCCGCGCGGTCGCCCTGTTCCGCACGTACGACGACGCGTGGTTCGCCCTCGACAACCGGTGCCCGTTCGCCAACGCCTCGGTGCTGGCCCGTGGCATCGTGGGCACGCGCGGCGACGTACCCTTCGTCGCCTCGCCCATGCTCAAGCAGCCGTTCGGCCTGCGGGACGGCGTGTGCCTCGACGACCCGACCGTGCGGGTCACGACGTACGCCGTGCGCGTGACCGACGGCGTCGTGCACGTCGGTCCCGCGAACCAGGAGGTCCCATGA
- a CDS encoding LuxR family transcriptional regulator has protein sequence MVEVGPEQRALFEESGIPLYEEVLAGGGLADDDPRIARGGALHAPYALLVELGLLGLDPRTKRWVAVDPTAATSQVVTPLGQRGAELLAESSAWARTFGALSQAWRRAPQPAAGPITEIRGDAIDPYIAAVVADAESELLTAQPQVGRNSGSLAKAAERDVRALERGVRMRTLYQHAARRSSITHKYVATVTERGAEVRTLDEFFNRMIVVDRMVAIIPGREGHSVAIAIREPSLVAYLVDVFERHWERGRAFSNNESSMLRDIAAEQRAMTIRMLIEGHADPVSAKRLGVSPRTYAGYVADLKDEFEAQTRFQLGYTMGQRGVSGHERPESS, from the coding sequence ATGGTCGAGGTGGGTCCGGAGCAGCGCGCGCTCTTCGAGGAGTCGGGGATCCCGCTCTACGAGGAGGTGCTGGCCGGGGGCGGCCTGGCCGACGACGACCCGCGCATCGCCCGCGGCGGGGCGTTGCACGCGCCGTACGCGCTCCTGGTGGAGCTCGGCCTGCTCGGGCTCGACCCGCGCACCAAGCGGTGGGTGGCGGTCGACCCCACCGCGGCGACCTCCCAGGTCGTCACCCCGCTCGGGCAGCGCGGCGCGGAGCTGCTGGCCGAGTCGTCGGCGTGGGCCCGCACGTTCGGCGCGCTCTCGCAGGCGTGGCGCCGCGCGCCGCAGCCAGCCGCCGGGCCGATCACCGAGATCCGTGGCGACGCCATCGACCCCTACATCGCCGCCGTGGTGGCCGACGCCGAGTCCGAGCTGCTCACCGCGCAGCCGCAGGTCGGCCGCAACTCCGGCTCGCTGGCGAAGGCCGCCGAGCGCGACGTGCGGGCGCTGGAGCGCGGCGTGCGGATGCGCACGCTCTACCAGCACGCGGCGCGCCGCAGCTCGATCACGCACAAGTACGTCGCGACCGTCACCGAGCGCGGCGCCGAGGTGCGCACGCTCGACGAGTTCTTCAACCGCATGATCGTGGTCGACCGGATGGTCGCCATCATCCCGGGCCGGGAGGGCCACTCGGTGGCCATCGCCATCCGCGAGCCCTCGCTCGTGGCCTACCTCGTCGACGTCTTCGAGCGGCACTGGGAGCGCGGTCGGGCGTTCTCCAACAACGAGAGCTCCATGCTGCGGGACATCGCGGCGGAGCAGCGGGCCATGACCATCCGGATGCTCATCGAGGGCCACGCGGACCCGGTGAGCGCGAAGCGGCTCGGCGTCAGCCCCCGCACCTACGCGGGCTACGTCGCGGACCTGAAGGACGAGTTCGAGGCGCAGACGCGCTTCCAGCTCGGCTACACGATGGGGCAGCGCGGCGTGTCCGGGCACGAGCGTCCCGAGTCGTCCTGA
- a CDS encoding sirohydrochlorin chelatase, translating into MLPHLLPHLLPRLVTVAHGTRDGSGSPVARELTRAAGELVGVPATASYVELADPLLTEVLAAADRPVVVVPLLLSAGLHVDSDVPEAVAAAPVPAALTAALGPSPLLADAMCARLRDAGARPGQPVTMVAAGSRRPGSLDDLATTARMLGLLWGAPVRVATLSGLGDRPADVVRPGDAVAPYLLAPGFFARRCTEEARAAGATVVADVLGAHPCVVELVAHRAQVGLALARRAARAA; encoded by the coding sequence GTGCTGCCCCACCTCCTGCCCCACCTCCTGCCCCGGCTGGTCACCGTCGCCCACGGCACCCGTGACGGCTCGGGCAGCCCCGTCGCCCGCGAGCTGACCCGGGCGGCGGGCGAGCTGGTCGGTGTGCCGGCGACGGCGTCGTACGTCGAGCTCGCCGACCCGCTCCTGACCGAGGTGCTGGCCGCGGCCGACCGTCCGGTCGTGGTCGTGCCGCTGCTCCTGTCCGCCGGCCTCCACGTGGACTCCGACGTGCCCGAGGCGGTCGCCGCGGCCCCGGTGCCGGCGGCCCTGACGGCCGCGCTGGGGCCCTCGCCGCTGCTGGCCGACGCGATGTGCGCCCGCTTGCGGGACGCCGGCGCGCGGCCGGGCCAGCCGGTGACGATGGTCGCCGCGGGGTCACGCCGTCCCGGTTCCCTCGACGACCTCGCCACCACCGCGCGCATGCTCGGCCTCCTGTGGGGCGCCCCCGTGCGGGTCGCCACCCTCTCGGGGCTCGGCGACCGCCCCGCGGACGTGGTGCGCCCGGGCGACGCCGTGGCGCCGTACCTCCTCGCCCCCGGCTTCTTCGCCCGGCGCTGCACGGAGGAGGCCCGCGCCGCGGGCGCCACCGTCGTCGCCGACGTGCTCGGTGCGCACCCCTGCGTCGTCGAGCTCGTCGCCCACCGCGCCCAGGTGGGTCTCGCGCTCGCCCGCCGGGCCGCTCGGGCGGCCTGA
- a CDS encoding FAD-dependent oxidoreductase yields the protein MSEQHVVVVGHGMAAVRLVETLVAGGWVERGNTLTVLGDETGPAYNRILLSAVLEGVHDERAITLRDEDWYAAAGVTLRTGARVAEIDREGREVVLVDRSRVAYDRLVLATGSIPTLPPVRGLVRPDGSLHPTVHAFRSAGDLRGLLAALDDPSRPVRRAVVVGGGLLGLQVARALGARAGRRAVVTEVVEGADHVLSRQLDRAGASILARDLARLGTTVYTGARATRLVPSPMPEHAVGVRLDNGHVLATDLVVLTAGGRPATALARGAGLEVRRGIVVDDHLTTTDPSVHAIGDCAQHAGRVSGFVGPAWDQAVCLAGHLLDETGAGTGAAPYPGIREVARLRATGLDVAVLGDPEAAAAAGGEVVAVTNPVTRSHRKLVVRDGRIVAAALVGDLARVGLLTQYVERGTVLGPHEPGDLLLPERRTSASGPADLPDTAEVCACAGVSAGALRACRSLDEARETTRATTGCGGCSDAVRALLATRTPALTGGTP from the coding sequence ATGAGCGAGCAGCACGTGGTGGTCGTCGGCCACGGCATGGCCGCCGTGCGCCTCGTCGAGACGCTCGTCGCCGGCGGCTGGGTCGAGCGCGGGAACACGCTGACCGTGCTCGGTGACGAGACCGGCCCGGCCTACAACCGCATCCTGCTCTCCGCCGTGCTCGAGGGCGTCCACGACGAGCGGGCGATCACGCTCCGCGACGAGGACTGGTACGCCGCGGCCGGCGTCACCCTGCGCACCGGCGCCCGCGTCGCGGAGATCGACCGCGAGGGCCGCGAGGTCGTGCTCGTCGACCGCAGCCGGGTCGCCTACGACCGGCTCGTGCTCGCCACCGGCAGCATCCCGACGCTGCCCCCGGTGCGCGGGCTGGTGCGCCCCGACGGCTCGCTGCACCCGACGGTGCACGCCTTCCGCTCGGCGGGCGACCTCCGCGGTCTGCTCGCCGCGCTCGACGACCCGTCGCGGCCGGTGCGCCGCGCGGTCGTCGTCGGCGGCGGCCTCCTCGGGCTCCAGGTCGCCCGCGCGCTCGGCGCCCGCGCCGGGCGCCGCGCCGTCGTCACCGAGGTCGTCGAGGGCGCCGACCACGTGCTGTCGCGCCAGCTCGACCGGGCCGGGGCGAGCATCCTGGCCCGCGACCTCGCCCGCCTCGGCACGACCGTCTACACCGGCGCCCGCGCCACGCGGCTCGTCCCGAGCCCGATGCCCGAGCACGCCGTGGGCGTCCGCCTCGACAACGGCCACGTGCTCGCCACCGACCTCGTGGTGCTGACCGCCGGCGGCCGGCCCGCCACCGCGCTCGCCCGCGGGGCCGGCCTCGAGGTGCGCCGCGGCATCGTCGTCGACGATCACCTCACGACCACCGACCCGTCCGTCCACGCCATCGGCGACTGCGCCCAGCACGCGGGCCGGGTCTCCGGCTTCGTCGGCCCCGCCTGGGACCAGGCGGTCTGCCTGGCCGGGCACCTCCTCGACGAGACGGGCGCCGGGACGGGCGCCGCGCCGTACCCCGGCATCCGCGAGGTCGCCCGCCTCCGCGCCACGGGTCTCGACGTGGCCGTGCTCGGCGACCCGGAGGCGGCGGCCGCGGCCGGCGGCGAGGTCGTCGCCGTCACCAACCCCGTCACCCGCTCCCACCGCAAGCTCGTCGTGCGCGACGGCCGCATCGTCGCCGCCGCCCTCGTGGGCGACCTGGCGCGGGTGGGGCTGCTGACGCAGTACGTCGAGCGCGGCACCGTGCTCGGCCCCCACGAGCCCGGCGACCTCCTCCTGCCGGAGCGGCGCACCAGCGCCTCCGGCCCCGCCGACCTGCCCGACACCGCCGAGGTCTGCGCCTGCGCCGGTGTCAGCGCGGGCGCACTGCGCGCCTGCCGCTCCCTCGACGAGGCACGGGAGACCACCCGCGCCACCACCGGCTGCGGCGGCTGCTCCGACGCCGTCCGCGCCCTGCTCGCCACCCGCACGCCCGCACTCACCGGAGGAACCCCATGA
- a CDS encoding uroporphyrinogen-III synthase has product MTHGPLSGFTIGVTAARKVEEQVALLERRGAATVWAPALALDPRRVDDATLRAVTEEVLARPVDLFLATTGIGMKAWFDAAESWGLLDDLVAHLGRAEILARGPKSVGALRRRGLRELWSPESERFDDVLAHLRGRDLTDAHIVVQEHGQSLSMVAHALRRLGAVVTSVAVYRVEAAEDPTPMFGLIDHIADRSVDAVTFTSAPAVAALMEAAASVGRRDEVVAAFQADVLAASVGPVTTAAFELWGVPTVEPDRARLAAMVKMLETELPLRSEGLALEAGGHLLRLVGDTVLVDGVEAPLTPAPLAVLHALAENPGAVVPRRTLLAALPRGADGSDHAVDMAVARLRAAVGTKVVQTVVKRGYRLAVES; this is encoded by the coding sequence ATGACGCACGGCCCCCTGTCGGGCTTCACCATCGGCGTGACCGCGGCCCGCAAGGTCGAGGAGCAGGTCGCGCTGCTGGAGCGCCGGGGTGCCGCGACCGTGTGGGCGCCCGCGCTGGCGCTCGACCCCCGCCGGGTGGACGACGCGACCCTGCGGGCCGTCACCGAGGAGGTGCTGGCGCGGCCGGTCGACCTGTTCCTCGCGACGACGGGCATCGGGATGAAGGCCTGGTTCGACGCCGCCGAGTCGTGGGGCCTGCTCGACGACCTCGTCGCCCACCTCGGCCGCGCCGAGATCCTCGCCCGCGGACCGAAGTCGGTCGGGGCGCTGCGCCGGCGCGGTCTCCGCGAGCTGTGGTCGCCCGAGTCGGAGCGGTTCGACGACGTGCTGGCCCACCTCCGCGGGCGGGACCTGACCGACGCCCACATCGTCGTGCAGGAGCACGGCCAGTCGCTGTCGATGGTCGCCCACGCCCTGCGGCGGCTCGGTGCCGTCGTCACGTCGGTGGCGGTCTACCGCGTCGAGGCCGCCGAGGACCCGACCCCGATGTTCGGCCTCATCGACCACATCGCCGACCGCAGCGTCGACGCCGTCACCTTCACCTCCGCGCCGGCCGTCGCCGCCCTCATGGAGGCCGCCGCCTCCGTCGGGCGCCGCGACGAGGTCGTCGCCGCGTTCCAGGCCGACGTGCTCGCCGCCAGCGTCGGGCCGGTCACCACCGCCGCCTTCGAGCTGTGGGGCGTGCCGACGGTCGAGCCCGACCGCGCGCGCCTCGCGGCGATGGTCAAGATGCTCGAGACCGAGCTGCCGCTGCGCTCGGAGGGCCTCGCGCTCGAGGCGGGCGGCCACCTGCTGCGCCTCGTGGGCGACACGGTGCTCGTCGACGGGGTCGAGGCGCCGCTCACGCCCGCGCCGCTGGCCGTGCTCCACGCGTTGGCCGAGAACCCGGGGGCGGTCGTCCCGCGCCGTACGCTGCTCGCCGCGCTGCCCCGCGGCGCCGACGGCTCCGACCACGCCGTCGACATGGCGGTGGCCCGGCTCCGGGCCGCCGTCGGCACCAAGGTCGTGCAGACCGTCGTCAAGCGGGGCTACCGCCTCGCGGTGGAGTCCTGA
- a CDS encoding phosphoenolpyruvate carboxykinase (GTP), with amino-acid sequence MTATATAPESTDSTPPTTHAGILAWVEEVAELTQPARIHWVTGSDEEWTELTDALVGTGTFTRLNPELKPNSFYGASDPIDVARVEDRTYICSVDERDAGPTNNWMAPEEMKELMRGLYAGCMRGRTMYVIPFVMGHLEAEQPMFGVEITDSAYVTVSMRVMARLGTNVLRRIEELDASGAEVKWVPALHSVGHPLAEGEADVAWPCNETKYIVQFPEERAIWSFGSGYGGNALLGKKCYALRIASVIARDEGWLAEHMLILKLTSPQGVVKYVAAAFPSACGKTNLAMLKPTIPGWKVETLGDDIAWMRIGPDGRLWAVNPEYGFFGVAPGTNEHTNPHAMATINKGNSLFTNVALTEDGDVWWEGLENPPARATDWKGNPWTPESDELSSHPNSRYCTPIKQCDILAAEYDDPRGVPIDAILFGGRRKTTIPLVFEARDWTHGTFLGATLSSETTAAAIGAVGVVRRDPMAMLPFIGYNAGDYFGHWINIGKDNDAAKLPKIFYVNWFRRDDEGGFLWPGFGENSRVLKWIVERIDGQAAAVETPIGHVPAEGSFDIDGLDLTPEALAAALAVDVDEWKAEIPQITEWFEKFGDDLPSVLWTELDGLKARLGL; translated from the coding sequence ATGACCGCCACCGCCACCGCCCCCGAGTCCACGGACTCCACGCCGCCCACCACGCACGCCGGGATCCTCGCCTGGGTCGAGGAGGTCGCCGAGCTCACGCAGCCCGCGCGCATCCACTGGGTGACCGGCTCCGACGAGGAGTGGACGGAGCTGACCGACGCGCTCGTCGGGACGGGCACCTTCACCCGCCTCAACCCCGAGCTCAAGCCGAACTCCTTCTACGGCGCCTCCGACCCGATCGACGTGGCGCGGGTCGAGGACCGCACCTACATCTGCTCCGTCGACGAGCGCGACGCCGGCCCCACCAACAACTGGATGGCGCCGGAGGAGATGAAGGAGCTCATGCGTGGGCTCTACGCGGGCTGCATGCGCGGGCGCACGATGTACGTCATCCCCTTCGTCATGGGACACCTCGAGGCCGAGCAGCCGATGTTCGGCGTCGAGATCACCGACTCCGCCTACGTCACGGTCTCCATGCGCGTCATGGCCCGCCTCGGCACCAACGTGCTCCGCCGCATCGAGGAGCTCGACGCGTCCGGCGCGGAGGTCAAGTGGGTGCCCGCGCTGCACTCCGTCGGCCACCCGCTCGCCGAGGGCGAGGCGGACGTCGCCTGGCCGTGCAACGAGACCAAGTACATCGTGCAGTTCCCCGAGGAGCGCGCGATCTGGTCCTTCGGCTCGGGCTACGGCGGCAACGCCCTGCTCGGCAAGAAGTGCTACGCCCTGCGCATCGCGAGCGTCATCGCCCGCGACGAGGGCTGGCTCGCCGAGCACATGCTCATCCTCAAGCTCACGAGCCCGCAGGGCGTCGTGAAGTACGTCGCGGCCGCATTCCCCAGCGCCTGTGGCAAGACCAACCTCGCCATGCTCAAGCCCACCATCCCGGGCTGGAAGGTCGAGACGCTCGGCGACGACATCGCCTGGATGCGCATCGGCCCCGACGGGCGCCTGTGGGCCGTGAACCCGGAGTACGGCTTCTTCGGCGTCGCCCCCGGCACCAACGAGCACACCAACCCGCACGCGATGGCCACCATCAACAAGGGCAACTCGCTCTTCACGAACGTCGCGCTCACCGAGGACGGCGACGTCTGGTGGGAGGGCCTCGAGAACCCGCCGGCGCGGGCGACCGACTGGAAGGGCAACCCCTGGACGCCCGAGAGCGACGAGCTCTCCAGCCACCCCAACTCGCGCTACTGCACCCCGATCAAGCAGTGCGACATCCTCGCGGCCGAGTACGACGACCCGCGTGGCGTGCCGATCGACGCGATCCTCTTCGGCGGTCGCCGCAAGACGACCATCCCGCTCGTGTTCGAGGCCCGTGACTGGACCCACGGCACGTTCCTCGGCGCGACCCTGTCGAGCGAGACCACGGCCGCCGCGATCGGCGCGGTCGGCGTCGTGCGTCGCGACCCGATGGCGATGCTGCCGTTCATCGGCTACAACGCGGGCGACTACTTCGGCCACTGGATCAACATCGGCAAGGACAACGACGCCGCCAAGCTGCCGAAGATCTTCTACGTCAACTGGTTCCGCCGCGACGACGAGGGCGGCTTCCTGTGGCCCGGGTTCGGCGAGAACAGCCGGGTGCTGAAGTGGATCGTCGAGCGCATCGACGGCCAGGCCGCCGCCGTCGAGACCCCGATCGGTCACGTGCCGGCCGAGGGCTCGTTCGACATCGACGGTCTCGACCTGACGCCCGAGGCGCTCGCCGCCGCGCTCGCGGTCGACGTCGACGAGTGGAAGGCCGAGATCCCGCAGATCACCGAGTGGTTCGAGAAGTTCGGCGACGACCTGCCGTCCGTGCTCTGGACCGAGCTCGACGGCCTCAAGGCGCGCCTCGGTCTCTGA
- the nirB gene encoding nitrite reductase large subunit NirB, whose protein sequence is MSPTTDGRRPRIVVVGHGMVGHRFVAAAVERGLTATHDVVVIGEEPRAAYDRVALTSFFEVGAEALSLLPGGAYDDPRVSLRLTTAVVGVDRDARTVTTAEGETIAYDELVLATGAAPFVPPIPGKDLDGCFVYRTIEDLEAIREAAAPGPDGTPRRGVVIGGGLLGLEAANALHQLGVEAHVVEMAPRLMPVQLDETGGATLVRHIEKLGLTVHCGVASTEVLDDGTGRVAGLGLRDAEPIAADIVVFSAGIRPRDALARDAALEVAPRGGVLVDERLRSVTDPHVWAIGECAAPAGVMYGLVAPGYAMAEIVVDALLGGTAGAFTGADMSTKLKLLGVDVASFGDAFATTPDALELVFSDAVAGLYKKLVVGPAPDAPDSWVLLGGILVGDASAYGLLRPMVASGMLLPENPEELILPESRGALQLGLPDEAVVCSCNNVTKRDLLDAVDVEGEHRCEDLGSTKACTGAGTTCGSCVPTVKGIIEDYFTAVGKTVDRSLCEHFALTRQELFDIVAVHGYRSFTEVVEGHGTGRGCDICRPTIASILASQLNGHVLEGETGALQDTNDAYLANIQKNGTYSVVPRIPGGEITPDKLIVIGEVARDFGLYTKITGGQRIDLFGARMEQLPAIWTRLVDAGFESGHAYGKSLRTVKSCVGSTWCRYGVQDSVQLAIDLELRYRGLRSPHKLKGGVSGCARECAEARSKDFGVIATEKGWNLYVAGNGGATPRHAELLVGDVDTATLVRYLDRFLMYYIRTADRLQRTAPWVESLDGGLERVREVVVDDALGLGSELEAAMARHVDSYFDEWKATLDDPAKLSRFVSFVNAPDVPDPAISFTTERGQVRPADPDAPAAPVELGTTIPVGAPR, encoded by the coding sequence ATGAGCCCCACCACCGACGGCCGCCGTCCCCGCATCGTCGTGGTCGGCCACGGCATGGTCGGCCACCGGTTCGTCGCCGCCGCCGTGGAGCGCGGCCTCACCGCGACCCACGACGTCGTGGTGATCGGCGAGGAGCCGCGGGCGGCCTACGACCGCGTGGCCCTCACCTCGTTCTTCGAGGTCGGCGCCGAGGCGCTCTCCCTGCTGCCCGGCGGCGCGTACGACGACCCCCGCGTCTCGCTCCGCCTCACCACCGCGGTGGTCGGCGTCGACCGCGACGCCCGCACGGTGACGACGGCGGAGGGCGAGACGATCGCCTACGACGAGCTGGTGCTCGCCACGGGTGCCGCCCCGTTCGTGCCCCCGATCCCGGGCAAGGACCTCGACGGCTGCTTCGTCTACCGCACCATCGAGGACCTCGAGGCGATCCGCGAGGCCGCCGCGCCCGGCCCCGACGGCACGCCCCGGCGCGGCGTCGTCATCGGCGGCGGCCTGCTCGGCCTCGAGGCGGCCAACGCGCTCCACCAGCTGGGCGTCGAGGCACACGTCGTCGAGATGGCCCCGCGGCTCATGCCCGTGCAGCTCGACGAGACCGGCGGCGCCACCCTCGTGCGCCACATCGAGAAGCTGGGCCTCACCGTGCACTGCGGCGTCGCCTCCACCGAGGTGCTCGACGACGGCACCGGCCGGGTCGCGGGCCTCGGCCTGCGCGACGCCGAGCCGATCGCCGCGGACATCGTCGTGTTCTCCGCGGGCATCCGGCCCCGCGACGCGCTCGCCCGCGACGCCGCCCTCGAGGTCGCCCCGCGCGGGGGCGTGCTCGTCGACGAGCGGCTGCGCTCCGTGACCGACCCGCACGTGTGGGCGATCGGCGAGTGCGCCGCCCCGGCGGGTGTCATGTACGGCCTCGTCGCCCCCGGCTACGCCATGGCCGAGATCGTCGTCGACGCCCTGCTCGGCGGCACCGCGGGCGCCTTCACCGGCGCCGACATGTCCACCAAGCTCAAGCTGCTCGGCGTCGACGTCGCGTCCTTCGGCGACGCGTTCGCCACCACGCCCGACGCCCTCGAGCTGGTCTTCTCCGACGCGGTCGCGGGGCTCTACAAGAAGCTCGTCGTCGGTCCAGCTCCGGACGCCCCCGACTCCTGGGTGCTGCTCGGCGGGATCCTCGTGGGCGACGCCTCGGCGTACGGGCTCCTGCGCCCCATGGTGGCCAGCGGGATGCTCCTGCCCGAGAACCCCGAGGAGCTCATCCTCCCCGAGTCGCGCGGTGCGCTGCAGCTGGGCCTGCCCGACGAGGCCGTCGTGTGCTCCTGCAACAACGTCACGAAGCGCGACCTGCTCGACGCGGTCGACGTCGAGGGCGAGCACCGGTGCGAGGACCTCGGGTCGACCAAGGCGTGCACCGGCGCGGGCACCACCTGCGGCTCGTGCGTGCCGACGGTGAAGGGCATCATCGAGGACTACTTCACGGCCGTCGGCAAGACCGTCGACCGGAGCCTCTGCGAGCACTTCGCCCTCACCCGCCAGGAGCTCTTCGACATCGTGGCCGTGCACGGCTACCGCTCCTTCACCGAGGTCGTCGAGGGCCACGGCACCGGCCGCGGCTGCGACATCTGCCGCCCGACCATCGCCTCGATCCTCGCCAGCCAGCTCAACGGGCACGTGCTCGAGGGCGAGACCGGCGCGCTCCAGGACACCAACGACGCCTACCTCGCCAACATCCAGAAGAACGGCACCTACTCGGTCGTCCCGCGCATCCCCGGCGGCGAGATCACGCCCGACAAGCTCATCGTCATCGGCGAGGTGGCGCGCGACTTCGGGCTCTACACGAAGATCACCGGCGGCCAGCGGATCGACCTCTTCGGGGCCCGGATGGAGCAGCTGCCGGCCATCTGGACGCGCCTCGTGGACGCCGGCTTCGAGTCGGGGCACGCCTACGGCAAGTCGCTGCGCACCGTGAAGTCGTGCGTCGGGTCGACGTGGTGCCGCTACGGCGTGCAGGACTCGGTGCAGCTCGCCATCGACCTGGAGCTCCGCTACCGCGGCCTCCGCAGTCCCCACAAGCTGAAGGGCGGCGTCTCCGGCTGTGCCCGCGAGTGCGCGGAGGCCCGCAGCAAGGACTTCGGCGTGATCGCCACCGAGAAGGGCTGGAACCTGTACGTCGCGGGCAACGGCGGCGCCACACCGCGCCACGCCGAGCTGCTCGTGGGCGACGTCGACACCGCGACGCTCGTGCGCTACCTCGACCGGTTCCTCATGTACTACATCCGCACCGCCGACCGCCTCCAGCGCACGGCGCCGTGGGTGGAGTCGCTCGACGGCGGCCTGGAGCGCGTGCGGGAGGTCGTCGTGGACGACGCCCTCGGCCTCGGCAGCGAGCTCGAGGCCGCGATGGCCCGCCACGTGGACTCCTACTTCGACGAGTGGAAGGCGACGCTGGACGACCCGGCGAAGCTCTCCCGGTTCGTGTCCTTCGTCAACGCCCCCGACGTGCCGGACCCCGCGATCAGCTTCACCACCGAGCGCGGCCAGGTGCGTCCGGCGGACCCGGACGCCCCCGCCGCCCCCGTCGAGCTCGGCACGACCATCCCGGTAGGAGCCCCCCGATGA